In Mucilaginibacter sp. KACC 22063, the genomic stretch CTGTTGATAAGATGGAAGCCGAGGATATGCTGCAAAATGGGTTTATTAAGGTATTTCAGAAGATAGATGATTACAGGGGCGATGGATCATTTGAAGGTTGGGTGAGGCGGATTATGGTACACAGCTCCATAGAATATTATAGAAAGCATCATAAAATGATGCAGGTAGTTGAGCTGGATGATCATACGCCAGAGCAGTCGGTTAATCCGGCAGCAACTGCCAACTTAAGTGCAAAAGATTTGCTGGGTTTAATTCAGCAGCTTTCGCCGGGATACAAAATGGTATTTAATCTTTATGCTATTGAAGGCTATTCGCATAAAGAAATTGGAGACATAATGGGCATAAGCGAAGGCGCATCAAAATCGCAATTATCACGTGCCCGTGCTATATTAAAAGAACAGGTGCTAAAAATGGAAGGGAAAAAATATGAGTATGCAGGATAACGAGCTTGATCACCTTTTCCGCAATAAGCTGGATGGTTTGGAAATTGAGCCATCGGCAAAAGTATGGAAAGGTATAGTTACCGAACTCGACGGCAAAACTAAAAGGCGGACGCTGATCCCGGTATTTCGGATTGCTGCAACTATCACCGTTATTGTGGCAGCAGGCTTATACTTTATGTTTAAAGATGTAAAACCTGTTAATAACAACAACCTTACAAAGGTTAACACAAAAGATAAAACCGCTGTAATAGTTGACGATGATGGAAACAGGACATCCGTAATTACAAAGCAGGTGCAGCAAACACCTGCTGTTGCAAAAACACAGATAAACAAAACGCCTCAGCAAATAAGCAACGCTGGTATAAATAAGGCACAAACAAAACCTGTAGTGCACAGTTTTGAAGAGCAGCATTTAATTGCCCAAACAAAGGCTAAACAAACACCAGAAGATAACATAGTAAACAATGGTAAGGAACCATTGCAGCAGCCACAAACATTAGCCGCAGTTTCAGAAACAAAGCATGAGCAAGCTGTTGTGCCGGATGTTCCGCTGAGAGCTAAGGAAGAAATTATTGAACCGGTAGAAGGTTTTAAAACAGGTAACCCTGTAGTAGCTGCAACAGGTACTGATAATAACAAACCTGCAAAAAAGCGGCATGGCATACGCAGCTTCGGCGATTTGATTAATGTAGTGGTTGCTAAAGTAGATAAACGTCAGGATAAGCTTGTGGAGTTTAGTGATACCGATGGAGACGAGTCGACCATTACCGGGATTAACCTGGGAATTGTAAAAGTAAAAAAAGACAAATAATTCAATCTAAATATATATGAAACGCTTATTGATAACCGCGTTACTGTGTGCGGGTGCTACAGGTGTGTTTGCCCAAAGCATAAATACAGATACTACAGCCACCGATACTGTAAAAAAGCATAAAGGGTTTAGGGTTAGGTTTGGACATGGTGAAGGTACCGGAGAAATCAGTGTAAACAAAGGAAGAGATACTGTTTACCAGCATGAACATAAGGCACCTGGATTTTCTTTCGGCCTGACTTTCTCCAGGTTCGACATCGGTTTGGCCACGCTGATTGATAACGGTAGTTTTACTTTATCTGATAAAAATAGCTTTTTAAGCTATCGCCAGTGGAAAACCAGCAATGTAGGCTTTGATGTGGTGCAGTTTGGTTATCGTTTTAACAGTACTTTTAAAATTTATGTATCAGGTGGTTTCGACTGGACGCACATCCGCCTACGCGATAATATTACCATACAACGTAATACGCCGACGTTAAGTTATACGGTTGATAATATTGATTACAGTAAAAACCGTTTCTCTTCAAGCTACCTGCGCATCCCGTTATCATTCGATTTCCGCTCACGTGATGACGTCAGGGGTAACAAATTTCACTTCGTGGCCGGTCCCGATATTGGCATTCTGTTAAACGGCCGTGTTAAGCAGATCAGCGAGGAAAACGGTAAACAAAAATTTAATGATGATTACCACTATACCCGCCTGCGTTACGGCGCCTTTGCAAGGGTAGGGTATGGCTTCGCCGGTATCTTTGCTAAATATTACTTTAATGATATGTTTGAAAATAGTCCTGACCAGAAAGGACTGAAGAACTTCTCTTTCGGTTTAACCTTCGGGTTTTAATCATCAAACATCATGTACAAAGGCCGCTTATGCGGCCTTTGTAGTTTTATGTATCTTTACCGCCTATGTCAGGAGCGTTTTATTTACAAGCAATAAATGTTAGCAAAGTTTATAGTGGACATCATGACGTAGGTGTGCGTAACATTAACCTTGATATTAAAGCACACCAGATAACAGCGATCATTGGCGAAAGCGGCAGTGGTAAAAGCACCTTACTTAAACTGCTTTATGGCTTGCTTGTACCCGATGAAGGTAAGATCAGCTTTAAACAGGAGATTGTGTGGGGACCCGACGTAAAACTGATACCGGGACACGATCAGATGAAGATGGTTACCCAGCATACGGACGACCTTAATCTGTACGCATCTGTATGGAATAACATTGCTGTGCTGCTGCCTAATACTAATTTGAAAGCCAAGCAGGAGCGTACCACTGAGGTGCTTAAGCAAATGAATATGCTCCACTTTAGCGATAAGCGGATCTCTGAGCTGAGCGGCGGCGAGAAGCAGCGTGTAGCTATTGCCCGTGCATTAGTTTTAAAGCCAGAAGTTTTATTGCTTGATGAACCTTTTAACCAGGTAGATACATCATTTAGGGAAGGCTTACAACGCGACATCCGCGCCATTGTAAAAGATACCGGGCTAACTGTAGTTATTGTATCGCATGACCCAGCCGAAGTGCTATCAATGGCAGATGAACTGATCGTACTTAAAAATGGGGAAATTATTGAAACCGGGGATCCTAAAACCCTGTATCAATCACCACGGTACTTTTATACCGCACGTCTGCTTACCAATTGCAACGTGATTAACGGAGAACAGGCCAGGCATCTGAATATAGATACGGATCTGGAACGCGTAGTCATATATCCCGAAAATATTGAGATAGTCCATAGTTTTGTGCCTAAGAAGTGGACTGTAAAGCAGGTGTTGTTTAAAGGATTTTATGAGGAACTGCTGTTAGAGCATAACTATGTAACCGTTAAAATGCTGAACACCGAGCTTAATAAGTACCCGGAAGGTAAGCAGGTAAATATTAAAGTATTGAAGCACCTGGCGTTTTAGAGGATTTTATTCTTTGGATGTTGTCATCCTAAGTTTATCGAAGGATACAGCGTAAGACCTATAATAATCATGCTTCGACGGGCTCAGCATGACAAACTACTTATTTATAATGTTATCCTGTCCACGGGACTCCTTCGGAGAACTTGTTTCAGGATCCACAGGACAAGAAATGCAATACTTATGAGATGCCGAAACAAGTTCGGCATGACAGCTTATTATAATCATTATTCAAAAAGGATTGTCATCCTGAGTTTATCGAAGGATACAGAGTAGGCCTATCAAAAGCATTCTTCGACGGGTTCAGCATGACAAGCTAATATTCGGCATGACAGATCACTCTTAATTCTTGTTTCTATCCTTAAACCAGGTACTCAAACAAAGTCTGATCGCGGTTTACCTCGATCACATCAAAGCGGTAATCTTCCATGCGCTGTAATAGGGCAGGATAATCATCTGCTGATTTCAACTCGATACCTACCAGTGCAGGGCCACGTTCGCGTTCAGTTTTTTTGATGAATTCAAAACGGGTAATATCATCCTTAGGGCCAAGCACTTCGTTAACAAAAAGCTTTAATGCACCCGGGCGTTGCGGGAAACGGACAATAAAATAGTGTTTTAAACCCTCATACAACAACGACTGTTCTTTGATCTCGCCCATACGGTCGATGTCATTGTTGCCACCGCTGATTACACACACTACCTTTTTTCCTTTTATCTCTTCTTTGCACAAATCAAGCGCTGCTACGGATAAAGCTCCCGCAGGCTCAACTACAATGGCATCTTCGTTGTAAAGTTTCAGGATGGTAGTACATACCTTACCTTCAGGAACCAGCAGCATTTTATCCAGTATTTCACGGCTTAGCTCAAAGGTTAAGGCACCGATGCGTTTTACCGCCGCACCATCAACAAAACGGTTGATGCTTGCCAGTGTTACAGGCTCTTCGGCTTTAAGCGCCTCAAACATAGACGGCGCACCTTCTGGCTCTACACCGATAACTTTGATATTGGGGTTATGCTGTTTTAAGTATTGTCCTGTACCTGATGCCAGTCCGCCGCCACCTATTGGGACAATAATAGCTTCGATCTCGGGCAGGTCTTCAAAAATTTCGACACCTACAGTTCCTTGGCCTTCAACAATTTTCTCATTGTCGAAAGGAGGAATGAAGGTCATGTTATGTTCGGCTGTATAAGCCAGGGCTTCGCGCAGGCAATCGTCAAATGTGTCGCCAACTAAAACAATCTCAATGTTACCATTGCCAAACATCTGCGTTTGCTTTACCTTTTGCTTCGGTGTAATCTCGGGCATAAATATGACGCCTTTTGTGTCCAGCTTTTTGCAAGAGAAAGCCACACCTTGCGCATGGTTACCCGCACTGGCACAAACCACACCACGGCTTAACTGCTCGGCATTTAGCTGACTGATCATATTGTAAGCACCGCGCAATTTATAAGAGCGTACTACCTGCAGGTCTTCACGTTTCAGGTAAATCTCGCAATCATATTTTTCTGATAGTCCTGCATTATATTCAAGCGGTGTACGCTTTACTATGCCCTTCAGTCGTTCAGCTGCTGATATAAAATCAAGCATATGTTTGGTTTCAGTATCCATTATTCTCTCACTAACTGGCCAACACCAACCATCAGGCCTTTCAGATCTTCATCATTGATGTCGAGTTTCTTATCGGCAAGGGTAAGGAATTTTGAATATGCTTCGGCCAGCTCTTCTTTATTAAGGCTGTAACCTAAACGTTCTAAGTGATATTTCAAAGCATGGCGGCCACTGCGTGCTGTTAAAACAATACTTGCGCTTGGGAAACCAACGTCTTCAGGACGAATAATCTCGTAGTTTTCGCGGTTTTTCAGGAATCCATCCTGGTGAATGCCAGAGCTGTGTGCAAATGCATTTGCGCCAACAATAGCCTTGTTAGGCTGTACCGGCATACGCATCTGCGTGCTTACCATACGGCTAAGCTCATAAAACATCTTGGTATTGATGTTGGTATGCAAGCCAAGATCATAGTGCGTTTTCAGGATCATCACCACTTCTTCAATAGAAGTGTTGCCTGCACGTTCGCCAATACCATTGATGGTGCCTTCTATCTGGCGTGCACCGTTTTGTAAACCGGCTACAGAATTAGCTGTAGCAAGGCCTAAATCGTTATGGCAGTGTACAGAGATAATTGCGTTATCAATGTTTTTAACGTTCTCTTTTAAAAACTTGATCTTAGCACCGTATTGGTGAGGCAGGCAGTATCCGTTTGTATCCGGAATGTTTACGACTGTAGCACCGGCAGCAATTACGGCTTCCACCATTTTTGCAAGGTACTCAATATCGGCACGGCCGGCATCTTCTGCGTAAAACTCAATATCCTCAACAAACTTCTTGGCGTATTTAACCGCTGCAACAGCACGCTCTAAAATTTCTTCGCGGGTACTGTTGAATTTGGTTTTAATGTGCATGTCTGACGCGCCGATACCCGTATGGATACGCGGATGCTTTGCATATTTCAAAGCTTCGGCGGCGGCATCAATATCTTTCTGGTGCGCACGGGTTAATGCACAAATTGTAGGTTCTTTTACAGCTTTGGCAATTTCAACAACACTTTGAAAATCGCCAGGGCTTGATGCCGGGAATCCAGCCTCGATAACGTCTATGCCCAGCAATTCCAGCTCGCGGGCAATCTCTATCTTCTCTGGCGTAGTTAACTGGCAGCCTGGTACTTGTTCACCATCGCGCAGGGTGGTATCAAATACGTAAACGCGGTTGGGATCGTGTAGCATAGTTTTCTTTTTTTAGTATCGAGTATCAGGTAATGAGTAAATGGATTACTCGCTTACCGTTAGTTAGTTTTAATTTTATTGTGCAATGGTATCAAACAGTCTTGCTACTTGATACCAGATTCTTGTTACTCACGTACAGCTATAAATCTTAATCTCTTATAATCGGCATACCACTGGCCGTTTTCTTCGTAATCGGGACGAAGGATTTCGGTTATTTCTGCCAGCATATGTTTTTTGTCGTTATCTGGGATGCCTTCAAAGTAAACCGAACCAAACATTTCAATCCATTTACTTACGCCCTGATCGCCATCCTGCAAAGGCGTTTTGCGATCAAAGTGAGAAGCAAATACTACCCGGAAACCATGGCTTTCTAACCGACTGGCATATTCGCCAAGTGACGGAAAATACCACTGACTGATGGTAGCCCTTTCGTGGTAGCCATATTTCTCAAGTATTGCTTTTGTTGCTGCAATCAGTTTTTGTACGTTGCCTTTTCCACCCATTTCAGCAACAAAGCGACCGCCGGTTTTAAGGCTGTTATAAACCGACTGCATCATGCCATCCTGGTTTTTTACCCAGTGCAAGGCAGCATTGCTGAAAACTGCATCAAAAGGTTCATCAAAATGGAAATCGCCCGCATCTGCAACCGCAAACTTAATTTCAGGGAATAGCTTCTGCGCCTGTGCAATCATTTCAGGCGAATAATCTGTGCCGATTACATCAGCACCCTGATTTTTAATTTGCTGAGTAAGGTAGCCGGTACCGCAACCCACATCGTGAATGCGTTCGCCGGGTTTTACATCAAGCAATTCAACTACGTTTTCGCCAAATTGATAAACGAAAGCGTGTTTTTGGTCGTACAGATCAGCGTTCCAGTTCATATAATCAGTTTTCTGTTGTCAGTTGCCTGTTTCCAGACTTTAAACTTTCAACTTTATACATTCGACTCTTTTTACTATAAGTATTCCAGCACTTTTTGCCCCATGGCTTTGGTGCCTAATATTTTTGTTTTGTCGGTATTTGCATCGGCAATATCGCCTGTGCGGTAACCTTCTTTCAAAGCTTTATCAATAGCATCAGTTATTTTCTTGGCTTCTTCTTTTAAGCCAAAGCTTATTTCCAGCATAAGTGCAACTGACAGTATAGATGCAAGCGGGTTAGCTTTATCCTGACCGGCAATATCATGCGCCGAACCATGAATAGGCTCGAAGAAACCGGTGCCGTCACCTACAGAAGCAGATGCCAGCATACCCATTGAACCTGCAATCTGCGATGCCTCATCGGTAAGGATGTCGCCAAACAGGTTGGCCGTAAGCACCACATCAAACTTTTTAGGATTTTTAACCAGCTGCATGGCCGCATTGTCAATAAACATATGTTCGGTCTCTACATCCGGGTATTGCTTAGCCAGTTCCTGCACTACTTCGCGCCACAGGCGTGAAGCTTCAAGTACGTTGGCTTTATCTACAGAGCACAAGCGTTTGTTACGTGCGCGGGCAGCTTCAAAAGCTTTCGTAGCGATGCGCTCCACTTCGTAACGGTGATAGATCATCAGATCCGAAGCCGTGTTTCTGTCTTCGCTGCGTTTTTTCTCACCGAAATAAACATCGCCGGTTAATTCTCGGAAGAAAAGGATATCCGTACCACGCAATACTTCAGGCTTTAAGCTCGATGCATCAAGCAGTTCATCAAAAAGCATAATAGGGCGCAGGTTGGCATATAAGCCAAGTTCCTTACGGATCTTTAGTAACCCTTGCTCCGGACGAACTTTTGCAGAAGGATCATTATCATATTTGATATGGCCAATAGCACCAAATAATATGGCATCGCTGGCTTTTGCTTTTTCAAGTGTTTCGTCGGGCAGCGGATTACCTGTAGCTTCAATTGCCGCGTGGCCCATCAGTGCTTCATCGAACGTAAATTCGTGACCGTATTGTTCAGCAATTTTCTCTAAAACAGCTTTGCCCCAGGTTGTCACCTCGGGCCCAATACCATCACCTGGAATTACTAAAATGTGTTTTTTCATATTAAAGTTGTCTGCTGTCTGTTGCGTGTTGTCAGTTAAACAGGTCGCTGACATAGCAACATAAACAGTTAATTTTTCCCTCTTATTTCATTAAGTTTCATCACCATTCGCTTGGCATCGGTAGCAACCCAGTGGTTATATTCTTTAATGGCTTGCAGCCTGTCTGCTTCGCTGATGTATCCTTCTTCCACAATCTGGTCCATAGCGGCTACTTTACTCCAGATACTGATCTTATGCTCAAAATCAGGCTGCCCTTTTTCATATACTTCATCGGCATTCAGCACTTCGATGTTTTGGAAACCCAGCATTTTTAAAAAGTCTGCGGCCTCTTCAGCAATTTCATTGCTCATGCCTGCATCAGATCGCCATCTTAAAAAAGAAGCATAGAACCTTCGCATCATAAGCGGTGGTTCCGGAAGCCATTCCAATGCAGTGTGGTCATAATCTAAAACAGATAACCAGCCCCCCGGCTTTAGCATATTTTTCATTTTGGCTATAGCTTCCTGCGGATTGCTTAGCCATTGAATGGTACGTGCCGAAACGATCAGATCAAACTTCACCTCTGTTTCAAAATCAAACAGATCGGTATTGATCAGTTCCAGATTTTCGATATCCCTATAAGTTTCTTTACCACTTTCAATAAAGTGCCCGGTATTATCAATGCCGGTAACGTGTCCTTTCGACCCAACTACATTTGCAATATCTTTTGAGATAGCGCCTGTTCCACAACCTACATCCAAGACTTTAAGTCCAGGTTTTAACAAAGACAAAAGCGTTGCGTAATCTCTTTTCAGACTACGTTCATCAAACAATTTACTTGTTGATGGGTCGCGTTTAATTTCTTTGTTTATCATTGTACGTCATTGTTTGTATCCAGTTATTACGTAACACGGAAACTGAATACCTGTAACTGCTTTATCTCTTACTTTCAAATTCTTCTACCAGTTCCTTATTGCTCAGGATATAGTCGATATCATCATAACCGTTAATAAGGCAAGCCTTTTTGTAAGGATTGATTTCAAAACTTTCCTGTTCGCCTGTTGCGGCTATCTTGATAAACTGGTTTTCCAGGTCGATTTCAATCTTAGCCTGATGGTCTGCATAAATGGCATCAAATATTTTAGCTAAGAACTCGTCGCTTACCTGTACAGGCAAAAGGCCATTGTTTAGCGCATTGCCTTTAAAAATATCTGCAAAAAAACTGCTTACTACAGCATCAAACCCATAATCGGATATGGCCCAGGCTGCATGCTCGCGACTGCTTCCACAACCGAAGTTTTTACCAGCAACCAGAATCTTGCCTTCGTAAGTAGGGTGATTAAGTACGAAATCTTCTTTCGGATTATCGTTCTCATCAAAGCGCCAGTCGCGGAACAGGTTATTGCCAAAACCTTCGCGGGTAGTGGCCTTTAAAAACCTTGCCGGGATGATCTGGTCTGTATCTATATTTTCAATCGGCAATGGTACCGCCGGTGATTGAATGTGTTTAAAAATTTTTGTCGCCATCTGAATCAGAATTTACTGAATTTGAGAATTAACAAGATTCGATTTGTCTTGCATTCTCGGATTGAATATTAATTTGTATTGCAGGCTTTGACTGCCAAAGTTTATTAATAGTCCAAGCGGAAAGTTGTAAGCCACAGTATAATTTTTAGCTTGAGCTAAATGCACATCTTCTAAATTTATTAGAGCTTTCAACTCAAGTACTAATTTTTCCTCTACTATAAAATCGGCTCGCCTGCTTCCAACCTCAATGTCCTTGTAAAATATAGGATGTTCCTTTTCGCGAATAAAATTTACACCTGCCTCTGCAAGTTCGATAGCTAAACAACGTTGATAGATTACTTCCTGAAAGCCATTACCAAGTGTATTATGCACTTTCATGGCACATCCTATAATCTTATATGTTAGCTCATCTTTCTGCATTGCATTCTGTAGGTTCTAAAATTTTGTTAATTCTGATCTCAGACCAACTCCGCTTCAGCCAGCAACTCCCTTACATCTACAATTTTTCCTGCTACCGCTGCTGCTGCTGCGGTAAGCGGACTTGCCAGAATAGTACGCGAATTAGGTCCCTGACGGCCTTCAAAGTTTCTGTTTGAGGTTGATACACAGTACTTACCTGCGGGGATCTTGTCCTCATTCATACCTAAGCAGGCGCTGCAACCCGGTTCGCGTAGCGGGAACCCTGCTGCTTCAAAAACTTTATCCAGTCCTTCGGCAATGGCTTGTTCCTGCACTTGTTTTGAACCCGGAACTAACCATACAGTAACGTTGTCTGCCTTATGCTTGCCTTTCAGAAAAGCAGCAACTTCTCGCAAATCCTCAATTCGGGAGTTAGTACAGCTACCGATGAAAACGTAATCTATCGGTTTGCCAATTAATGATTCATCATCATGCAAGCCCATATAATTTAGTGCCTTTGTATATGATGCCTGCTCAGTCGGGTCAACGTCAACAGTATTTGGCACATGCTGCGTTACACCAATGCCCATACCCGGATTTGTACCGTAAGTGATCATTGGTTCGATATCTTCGGCATTAAAACTTAGTACATGGTCAAACTGCGCATCTTCATCAGAATACAAAGTCTGCCAGTATGCTACTGCTTTATCCCATTCTTCACCTTTAGGCGCAAACTCGCGGCCTTTAACATAATTGATGGTGGTTTCGTCCGGAGCAATTAAGCCGCAACGTGCCCCCATCTCTATACTCATGTTACAGATGGTCATGCGACCTTCCATGCTTAATGAGCGGATGGTATCGCCTGCATACTCAACTGCATAACCGGTACCACCAGCAGCCGAGATCTGCGAAATGATGTAAAGGATAATATCTTTAGCGCCAACGCCTTTTTGAAGCTTACCATTTACTTCAATCTTCATGCGTTTTGGGCGCGATTGCAGTAAACACTGTGTGGCCATCACCTGCTCAACCTGCGAAGTACCGATACCGAATGCAATAGCACCGAATGCACCGTGGGTTGAAGTGTGGCTATCGCCGCAAACATAAGTACAGCCCGGGCGCGTAATGCCTAACTCGGGGCCGATAACGTGGACAATACCCTGATAAGGGTGACCTAATCCGTATAACTCGATGCCAAACTCTTTGCAGTTTTTGGTAAGCATATCTACCTGGTAACGCGAAAGCTCTTCCTTAATAGGTAAGTGCTGGTCCCAGGTAGGCACGTTATGGTCTGCAGTGGCAACTGTTTGTTTTGGCCTGAAAACAGGTAAACCACGTTGGCGCAAGCCATCAAATGCCTGCGGGCTGGTTACCTCATGAATAAAATGGGTATCGATGTATAAAATATCCGGAAACCCTTCCTTGCTGCTCACTACGTGAGCATCCCAAATCTTATCGAATAGTGTCTGTCCCATAACCTCTCCTAAATCCTCTCCTATAGGAGAGGATTTTTTAATAAATATTATTTTTCCTCAAGTTTTAAAAACTCCCTCTCCTGCAGGAGAGGGAAGGGGTGAGGTAATATTAGCTAATGCTTTCTACTGCCTGGTTCTCAGGACGAAGGCTACGTACAGTTTTACCTGCTTGCCATAATTCGCTTTCGCGAAGTTCTTTTAGTTCGGCATTTAGTTTTTCGCGGTAATCTGGCTGGCTGTTTGAATCGATTGAACGTTGAGATTCTTTGCCGGTAGCCACGCTTTCGTAAAGTTCTTCAAACACAGGTTTAGTAGCATCACGGAATTTTTTCCACCAGTCTAAGGCACCGCGTTGTGCTGTGGTAGAGCAGTTTGCATACATCCAGTCCATACCGTTTTCTGCAACTAATGGCATTAATGATTGAGTAAGCTCTTCAACTGTTTCGTTAAATGCTTCTGATGGCGTGTGGCCTTTGCTGCGTAACACTTCGTATTGTGCAGCGAAGATACCCTGGATACAACCCATTAAAGTACCGCGCTCGCCGGTTAAGTCGCTATATACTTCTTTTTTGAAATCAGTTTCGAACAGGTAACCACTACCTACTGCAATACCTAATGCAATAACACGTTCCCATGCTTTGCCTGTAGCATCCTGGAAGATGGCGAAGCTTGAGTTTAAGCCACGGCCTTGTAAAAACATACGGCGTAATGAAGTACCTGAACCTTTTGGAGCAACTAAAAATACGTCAACATCAGCTGGGGGAACGATGCCGGTTTGCTCGTTAAAAGTGATACCAAAGCCGTGAGAGAAGTATAATGCTTTGCCCGGAGTTAAGTGTTTCTTTACCGTAGGCCACAATTCAATTTGTGCGGCATCGCTTAACAGGTAGCAAATGATTGTTCCTTTTTCAAGGGCTTCTTCAATTTCAAAAAGGGTTTCACCAGGTACAAAGCCATCACTAACAGCTTTATCCCATGTTTTTGAATTTTTACGCTGACCAACGATAACGTTAATGCCATTGTCTTTTTGGTTAAGCGCCTGACCCGGACCCTGAACGCCATAGCCGATAACAGCTACGGTTTCGTTACGCAAAACTTCCTGCGCTTTTGATAGTGGAAATTCGTCGCGGGTTACTACGTTCTCTACAGTGCCGCCAAAATTTAATTGTGCCATTTTTATTGGATTTTGTATGTTTTACTTGTTAGTTTTCTTGTATTCGTCAAATATTAACTGGTTGCCAAACGGATCATGAAGCGTTACCGACCATGTGTCATAAAATGTTTCTTCCAATCCCGGCCTGCCATATTTGTAATTCTTGTCAATCAGCATCTGATGAAACTCTTTAACACCGGTGCAGGTAACATGTAAATGAGTTCCTGGAGTGCCATCGCCATGATGCTCGCTTAAGTGCAGCCTTGTGCCATAGCCGGATACCTGTACATATAATGGTGCATTCTCATCAAACCGGTGTTCCCAGTCTATCTTAAATCCAAGCCAATCGATATA encodes the following:
- a CDS encoding RNA polymerase sigma factor — protein: MMFLKHKYSTEDLIQDCKSGSRKAQELLYKQFAAKMMAVCMRYAVDKMEAEDMLQNGFIKVFQKIDDYRGDGSFEGWVRRIMVHSSIEYYRKHHKMMQVVELDDHTPEQSVNPAATANLSAKDLLGLIQQLSPGYKMVFNLYAIEGYSHKEIGDIMGISEGASKSQLSRARAILKEQVLKMEGKKYEYAG
- a CDS encoding outer membrane beta-barrel protein — translated: MKRLLITALLCAGATGVFAQSINTDTTATDTVKKHKGFRVRFGHGEGTGEISVNKGRDTVYQHEHKAPGFSFGLTFSRFDIGLATLIDNGSFTLSDKNSFLSYRQWKTSNVGFDVVQFGYRFNSTFKIYVSGGFDWTHIRLRDNITIQRNTPTLSYTVDNIDYSKNRFSSSYLRIPLSFDFRSRDDVRGNKFHFVAGPDIGILLNGRVKQISEENGKQKFNDDYHYTRLRYGAFARVGYGFAGIFAKYYFNDMFENSPDQKGLKNFSFGLTFGF
- a CDS encoding ABC transporter ATP-binding protein, which codes for MSGAFYLQAINVSKVYSGHHDVGVRNINLDIKAHQITAIIGESGSGKSTLLKLLYGLLVPDEGKISFKQEIVWGPDVKLIPGHDQMKMVTQHTDDLNLYASVWNNIAVLLPNTNLKAKQERTTEVLKQMNMLHFSDKRISELSGGEKQRVAIARALVLKPEVLLLDEPFNQVDTSFREGLQRDIRAIVKDTGLTVVIVSHDPAEVLSMADELIVLKNGEIIETGDPKTLYQSPRYFYTARLLTNCNVINGEQARHLNIDTDLERVVIYPENIEIVHSFVPKKWTVKQVLFKGFYEELLLEHNYVTVKMLNTELNKYPEGKQVNIKVLKHLAF
- the ilvA gene encoding threonine ammonia-lyase IlvA, with protein sequence MDTETKHMLDFISAAERLKGIVKRTPLEYNAGLSEKYDCEIYLKREDLQVVRSYKLRGAYNMISQLNAEQLSRGVVCASAGNHAQGVAFSCKKLDTKGVIFMPEITPKQKVKQTQMFGNGNIEIVLVGDTFDDCLREALAYTAEHNMTFIPPFDNEKIVEGQGTVGVEIFEDLPEIEAIIVPIGGGGLASGTGQYLKQHNPNIKVIGVEPEGAPSMFEALKAEEPVTLASINRFVDGAAVKRIGALTFELSREILDKMLLVPEGKVCTTILKLYNEDAIVVEPAGALSVAALDLCKEEIKGKKVVCVISGGNNDIDRMGEIKEQSLLYEGLKHYFIVRFPQRPGALKLFVNEVLGPKDDITRFEFIKKTERERGPALVGIELKSADDYPALLQRMEDYRFDVIEVNRDQTLFEYLV
- a CDS encoding 2-isopropylmalate synthase, which encodes MLHDPNRVYVFDTTLRDGEQVPGCQLTTPEKIEIARELELLGIDVIEAGFPASSPGDFQSVVEIAKAVKEPTICALTRAHQKDIDAAAEALKYAKHPRIHTGIGASDMHIKTKFNSTREEILERAVAAVKYAKKFVEDIEFYAEDAGRADIEYLAKMVEAVIAAGATVVNIPDTNGYCLPHQYGAKIKFLKENVKNIDNAIISVHCHNDLGLATANSVAGLQNGARQIEGTINGIGERAGNTSIEEVVMILKTHYDLGLHTNINTKMFYELSRMVSTQMRMPVQPNKAIVGANAFAHSSGIHQDGFLKNRENYEIIRPEDVGFPSASIVLTARSGRHALKYHLERLGYSLNKEELAEAYSKFLTLADKKLDINDEDLKGLMVGVGQLVRE
- a CDS encoding methyltransferase domain-containing protein, which encodes MNWNADLYDQKHAFVYQFGENVVELLDVKPGERIHDVGCGTGYLTQQIKNQGADVIGTDYSPEMIAQAQKLFPEIKFAVADAGDFHFDEPFDAVFSNAALHWVKNQDGMMQSVYNSLKTGGRFVAEMGGKGNVQKLIAATKAILEKYGYHERATISQWYFPSLGEYASRLESHGFRVVFASHFDRKTPLQDGDQGVSKWIEMFGSVYFEGIPDNDKKHMLAEITEILRPDYEENGQWYADYKRLRFIAVRE
- the leuB gene encoding 3-isopropylmalate dehydrogenase → MKKHILVIPGDGIGPEVTTWGKAVLEKIAEQYGHEFTFDEALMGHAAIEATGNPLPDETLEKAKASDAILFGAIGHIKYDNDPSAKVRPEQGLLKIRKELGLYANLRPIMLFDELLDASSLKPEVLRGTDILFFRELTGDVYFGEKKRSEDRNTASDLMIYHRYEVERIATKAFEAARARNKRLCSVDKANVLEASRLWREVVQELAKQYPDVETEHMFIDNAAMQLVKNPKKFDVVLTANLFGDILTDEASQIAGSMGMLASASVGDGTGFFEPIHGSAHDIAGQDKANPLASILSVALMLEISFGLKEEAKKITDAIDKALKEGYRTGDIADANTDKTKILGTKAMGQKVLEYL
- a CDS encoding methyltransferase domain-containing protein gives rise to the protein MINKEIKRDPSTSKLFDERSLKRDYATLLSLLKPGLKVLDVGCGTGAISKDIANVVGSKGHVTGIDNTGHFIESGKETYRDIENLELINTDLFDFETEVKFDLIVSARTIQWLSNPQEAIAKMKNMLKPGGWLSVLDYDHTALEWLPEPPLMMRRFYASFLRWRSDAGMSNEIAEEAADFLKMLGFQNIEVLNADEVYEKGQPDFEHKISIWSKVAAMDQIVEEGYISEADRLQAIKEYNHWVATDAKRMVMKLNEIRGKN
- the leuD gene encoding 3-isopropylmalate dehydratase small subunit, translating into MATKIFKHIQSPAVPLPIENIDTDQIIPARFLKATTREGFGNNLFRDWRFDENDNPKEDFVLNHPTYEGKILVAGKNFGCGSSREHAAWAISDYGFDAVVSSFFADIFKGNALNNGLLPVQVSDEFLAKIFDAIYADHQAKIEIDLENQFIKIAATGEQESFEINPYKKACLINGYDDIDYILSNKELVEEFESKR